Proteins from one Zingiber officinale cultivar Zhangliang unplaced genomic scaffold, Zo_v1.1 ctg229, whole genome shotgun sequence genomic window:
- the LOC122037004 gene encoding uncharacterized protein LOC122037004 isoform X2, producing MNFKEKSVCDSRNGGDASLPVLELYSSKAEDEFAAVLSDLSVRSTAITHGFVTPAINNHPVSCRKCTKESLEASLVAAPGTHCGLNSQQKQPRKMRRCWSQDLHRRFVLLRGAHAFTLPTQ from the exons ATGAACTTTAAAGAG AAATCAGTATGTGATTCTCGGAACGGCGGAGACGCGTCCCTGCCGGTATTGGAACTATACAGCTCCAAGGCGGAAGATGAGTTTGCCGCTGTGTTGTCTGACCTCTCTGTACGCTCTACCGCGATCACTCATGGCTTTGTGACTCCGGCCATCAATAACCATCCAGTTAGTTGCCGTAAGTGTACTAAAGAATCCCTGGAAGCATCTCTGGTGGCGGCGCCTGGCACACACTGTGGCTTGAATTCGCAACAGAAGCAGCctaggaagatgaggaggtgcTGGTCTCAGGATCTGCATCGGCGGTTTGTGCTGCTCCGTGGTGCTCATG CCTTCACTCTCCCAACACAGTAA
- the LOC122037004 gene encoding uncharacterized protein LOC122037004 isoform X1 codes for MNFKEKSVCDSRNGGDASLPVLELYSSKAEDEFAAVLSDLSVRSTAITHGFVTPAINNHPVSCRKCTKESLEASLVAAPGTHCGLNSQQKQPRKMRRCWSQDLHRRFVLLRGAHELQTWSVPLQTWSSFLQTCSNRLGHTALQT; via the exons ATGAACTTTAAAGAG AAATCAGTATGTGATTCTCGGAACGGCGGAGACGCGTCCCTGCCGGTATTGGAACTATACAGCTCCAAGGCGGAAGATGAGTTTGCCGCTGTGTTGTCTGACCTCTCTGTACGCTCTACCGCGATCACTCATGGCTTTGTGACTCCGGCCATCAATAACCATCCAGTTAGTTGCCGTAAGTGTACTAAAGAATCCCTGGAAGCATCTCTGGTGGCGGCGCCTGGCACACACTGTGGCTTGAATTCGCAACAGAAGCAGCctaggaagatgaggaggtgcTGGTCTCAGGATCTGCATCGGCGGTTTGTGCTGCTCCGTGGTGCTCATG AGTTGCAGACCTGGTCTGTCCcactgcagacctggtcttcctttctgcaGACCTGCTCAAACAGACTTGGTCATACTGCTCTGCAGActtag
- the LOC122037004 gene encoding uncharacterized protein LOC122037004 isoform X3, translated as MNFKEKSVCDSRNGGDASLPVLELYSSKAEDEFAAVLSDLSVRSTAITHGFVTPAINNHPVSCRKCTKESLEASLVAAPGTHCGLNSQQKQPRKMRRCWSQDLHRRFVLLRGAHGVDS; from the exons ATGAACTTTAAAGAG AAATCAGTATGTGATTCTCGGAACGGCGGAGACGCGTCCCTGCCGGTATTGGAACTATACAGCTCCAAGGCGGAAGATGAGTTTGCCGCTGTGTTGTCTGACCTCTCTGTACGCTCTACCGCGATCACTCATGGCTTTGTGACTCCGGCCATCAATAACCATCCAGTTAGTTGCCGTAAGTGTACTAAAGAATCCCTGGAAGCATCTCTGGTGGCGGCGCCTGGCACACACTGTGGCTTGAATTCGCAACAGAAGCAGCctaggaagatgaggaggtgcTGGTCTCAGGATCTGCATCGGCGGTTTGTGCTGCTCCGTGGTGCTCATG GTGTGGATTCATGA